The DNA sequence ATCTAATAATCAGCAATTAACgaattatttttaatatattttacatataatatcaatatattatatatttatatataataaatatatttattataatttattatatatattttttattatatagctttatatatttattaaagaTAATCGTTTCATACATTTTTTCGTCCTTAAAAATAGGTTTCCATAGAATATGGAGACCTaatttaactctctctctctctctctctctctctctctctctctctctctctctctctctctctctctctctctctctctctctctctctctctctcgcatcatTCTAATGGTATTCTCATCATTCTGTCTTTAGAATATCCACTCATAGTCGCTGTGAGTGGATATGACTGTCGTCGTGAGGACTCATGAATGAGATGAGAGTGAGTCAGTCAGGAATATCTTTGAATCCCAGCCTTCCCTTCTAGTTGTTAGAGGACAGTGATATACCACATGAACAAGGTGATTTGATAACAATTAACTGTACGATGGttcgaacacccccccccccctcttcccccccccctccatccctcatGGCCACCATGTTGTTCTATCCCCTCATGGCCACGTTACCCACCCTTCTTCACAATGGCCACCATCTCTGCAAGATTGGCATGCCATGTTGCAATATATCGACTCCAGGCAGCGTGCACCTGTTGCCTCTGTCTGGGCACCATAGCGAGGGATATTATCGTGATCAACTCCTTAACTGAAGTGTAACTGAGGTGGAATGGCTTCAGAGGGATGGTCGTGTGGTCCGTGGGTACGACCATACGACCAGGGCAGACCTTGTGTTGACGTCACGACCACACGACAACACTATAGGCAGATCCTGAGTTACGGAGACGACCATTTGGCCAGGCAGAACCTGAGTTACAGACACGACCATACGACCAGGCAGAACCTGAGTTACAGACACGACCATGTGGCCAGGCAGAACCTGAGTTACAGACACGACCATACGACCAGGCAGAACCTGAGTTACAGACACGACCATACGACCAGGCTGAATCTGAGTTACAGACACGACCATACGACCAGGCAGAACCTGAGTTACAGACACGACCATACGACCAGGCAGAACCTGAGTTACAGACACGACCATACGACCAGGCAGAACCTGAGTTACAGACACGACCATACGACCAGGCAGAACCTGAGTTACAGACACGACCATACGACCAGGCAGAACCTGAGTTACAGACACGACCATTTGGCCAGGCAGAACCTGAGTTACAGACACGACCATTCGTCAAAGACGACCATACGAACCCAAAACAAGACACTTCTACCTATATATACAGCTTCCCTTTCCAGGAGAAAAAGGGAGTACCATCTTGACATGAAACCAAACCATAGCAACAGCGAGGTTGCACCTGCGACTACCTTAGCAACGATATAGAAAATACCTACTATCTACACGGCGCTCTTCTCTATGAGAAAATGGTCCTAACAATTTAAAGGGGGGAACAAAGGAAACAAAGCCATTATGAAGTAGAGCTTACATGTCCAATTACTGTCAATAGAGGCGTGGATGGCGTGTTCGGGACGAGTAGGAGGAATAACACTATCTTGTCACTTCCCCAACCTGGTTATAACCCTTTCAGTGGATTATGATCTCGTGTTGTACTGTGTCGATGGCCTCCTGGTAGTCTGAGAACATGCAGCCTGGCTAATTCATCGCTTCCTTCCCCTCACTTACAATATTCTGTCATTGAATTCTTTCACATACACTTGGGGGGGACAAGAAGTTCTTTCGTTGAAgcctattatttttttgtattataCCTTATTTAAGTATATATTAAGTATCTTATTAAGTTTGTATTATGTCTTATGTCTTACTTAAGTACACGGGAGTGCAACTTATGTGGGTAAAACACGGTAGGGATGAAGTCAAGGAGATGGAGGTGCAGTGAAGTCAAGAAGATGAAGGAGCAGTGAAGTCAATGAGATAGAGGGGCAGTGAAGTCAAGAAGGTGAAGATGCAGTGAAGTCAAGGAGATGGAGATGCAGTGAAGTCAAAAAGGTGAAGATGCATTGAAGTCAAGGAAATGAAGGGGCAGTGAAGTCAATGAGCTAAAAGGGCAGTGAAGTCAGAGATTACCATTAATAGCAGCCAATATCTTAACACGTATCAATTTAACAATTAAGGAGAGCAATTCAGAACTTTCCACAACAATTTACCAAGTAAAGGAGTACTAAAAACTCCCCACAAAtctgatggtgatgagggggtatGATAGCCCCAGATCCTCATCACTGCCATCTGATGATGATGGTGTCTCATCACCATCAATTTCATCTCTCTGAAAATTCATCTCTCGTGATGAATTTAGCATCCTGCTCTTGGGTCCTTCATCCTCAACAGTGAggatggtgactgttgtgaggCGTCAACGGTGAAgatggtgactgttgtgaggCGTCAACGGTgaggatagtgactgttgtgaggccTCAACGGTGagaatagtgactgttgtgaggcgTCAACGGTGagaatagtgactgttgtgaggcgTCAACGGTGagaatagtgactgttgtgaggccTCAACGGTGAGAATAGTGACCGTTGTGAGGCGTCAACGGTGAGCAATGAGGGACAACAAggcaggaggaagaaggaggcagTGAGGAAGGAAACAGAGaggaagaagaagacaaagaagaagaagacagagaagaagaagacagagaagaagaagacagagaagaagaagacagagaagaagaagacagagaagaagaagacagagaagaaggagACAGAGAAGAAGGAGACAGATAAGAAGAAGGAGACAGAGAAGAGAAGGATAAACAGAGACGGGGAAGGATAAAGACACGCCGGCCCTCCAGGAGATCAACAGAGCTCTCTCTCACATTTCAACATTAATAAGGTCTTGGCTGCACTCTTGCTTCCCCAGAGTGCAATACGCACCGGTTCCGGTTAGCAGAGTGCCGTGTCCAAGAGTGCAAGTCTCGTGGGTTGACGTCggcagggtgagggtggcagggtgagggtggcagGGTGAGGTTGTAGAAAGTGGATAGAAAGTTAAGAGTTGAGAGTAACAAGATTAAGAAAGTATAGAGAAAAAGTGAGCAGAGTGAtaaagcagagagagagggagagagagagagagagaaagagagagagagagaaagaaagagagagagagagagagagagagagagagagagagagagagagagagagagagagagagagagagagagagagtcagacatAAAGACTCAGAAACaaactgaaaaaaaaacatacagtAGCAGAATGTGGACGCGAGAAGTCAAACAGTTAAACAGCGAGAAAGACTGACAGAAAGCcaaagtgacagagagagagaaactatcagagcgagacagacagagagagacagagcgacagGCAGACAGAAACAGGAAGACAGCTCAGCATACAGTGTCGGTTGCCCATGTGGTAATCCACCAAGATATTAGACGATGTAATATTAGAATACTATGTATAGCTAGGCCTAGATTAGCCCTAGATTAGCCCTAGATTAGCCCTAGATTAGCCCTAGGTTAACCCTAGATTAGCCCTAGATTAGCCCTAGGTTAACCCTAGATTAGCCCTAGATTAGccctaggttaggtgtttaggttctgttagtgATTATTTGTGGTGGTTAACGAAGCACTATTAGAACGCCATCAGTAATGAGTCGtatataaatcattttttttaacTTATAAGCAGAGAGGATATAGCGACAGGACTAACTAGCATTTTTTTTTAACGGAGACTATATGGTTGTTAAGCCTCACATACGCCGGATGGACGTGGCTGTTGTCTGTTGTCTCTTACGTGCTCATTGAAGAAGATTGCACCCGTCTTGCTATCTTGCAAGACATTCGAATAGAAAGCGACTCTATAGCCCTGAAACACTTAAGTTTACTTGAAGTGGAGACAGGAAGCGCAACATGGAAGCCAAATACAGAATATGGCTTGAAGATCCCCAGGCTAAAGAGGCCTTATAAATCTAAGCTAAACTAAAAGAGAAAAGGAAATAGAGGGAAATAAAGAAACTCATAGATAGCTTATTAATTCACAACTTACAAGAAAATATTAAGTTATTTTTAAATACGTCAGAAAAAATAGCGAAGATGAAGGGCATCAAGGGGATGTTTAAACATTAAGGGTTCCCCTGGTTTGGTCCACCTCAGGGGATGTTTAAATATTAAGGGGCCACCTCAGGGGATGTTTAAACATTAAGGGGCCACCACAGGGGATGTTTAAACATTAAGGGGCCACCTCAGGGGATGTTTAAACATTAAGGGGTTATCTTAGGGGATGTTTAAATATCAAGGCCCCCTGGTTAGGTTCACTTCAGGGGATGTTTAAACATTAAGGGGCCCCTCCCCTGGTTAGGTCCACCTCAGGGGATGTTTAAACATTAAGGGGCCCTCCCCTGGTTAGGTCCACCTCAGGGGATATGTATGACAGTACATCCGTTGTCAAGACAACGCCAGGGGAGGTTTAATACATTATGGCTGTTGTCAAGGCAACGGAGCTCTGTGTCCAAACCTGGAGCAGGAGCGTGAAGCAGCGATAAGAGATACGCGGCTTTGTGGTGCAGGCTTGCAACTGTGCATGTGCAACCTGTTGctctcctgccacacacacacgcgcacacacacacacacacgcacacacacacacacacacacacacacacacacacacacacacacacacacacacacacacacacacacacgtagtttcaaagcgttatatgatgaagagtgctgggaagacgggacaccacgagcgtagctctcatcctgtaactgcacttaggtaattacacacacacacacacacacacacacacacacaaaggagccTTACGAGCGTTATATACAACCAAAATTATGCTCACCCCATATTCTTGATGGTGGAAATTAGGTATGTGGGTGGTGGAAAGTGATGGAAAGGTAGAAATAGTGGAGGTTGAGGGAAGCTGGAGGCTCGGAGACTATAGAGGTTGGAGGTTGAGACTCTTACACGGCAGTATATTAACCCACTGTGCAGGGTGACGAGAGACACTCAAGATTATGCAAGTATCGAGAACTATATCTTGGTAGTGAGACAAGAAGCAGCAGCACGCTTGGGTACAAGATAAGCCCAGCAGCCCCGCCAACCTTGAAACATTCTATGCCTGAACGGTGATCACAGAGGAGAATGGTGGGTAGGCTGCCAAGTATTAGCCTGCCAGAAAGCCCTTGTCATTGTACCTTCCTGGAGACGAGTCTGCAAGAAGCAGAAACACTTGGGTGTAACGGTAGAAGTGCTCCAATGAGTAGTAGAAACCCAAAAGTAATTAAATGCAATGAGTTTGAATGAGTCCTTCAGGGTTCAGTACTTGGACTCGTCTTATTCCTGACATGAGTAAAAGTACTACCATTAGCAGTAATGAGGATCTGGAGGACGATGTGGATAAACTTAAACAGTTATCTGAAAagtggctgctagagtttaaccctTGTAAGTGCAATGTAATAGAGATCAGTGCCTAAAGAAAAGGGGGGCCCAGGAAACAAGGCTTTATCTAGTAATGTAACAACCCCAAGAGCCAGATAATTGCATAAAGGCATCGCCctttaaaaggttggcagatataATTATTACCTTTAGGTGCCCTGATtacacaccaaaacacacacacacacacacacacacacacacacacacacacacacacacacacacacacacacacacacacacacacacacacacccagagacattagaaagaactttttcagtgtcagagtagttagtaaatggaatgcactaggaagtgatgtggtggaggctgactccatacacagtttcaaatgtagatatgacagagcccagtaggctcaggaacctgtacatcagttgattgacggttgagaggcgggaccaaagagccagagctcaacccccgcaaacacaactaggtgagtatccacacacacacacacattatgcattaggaagtgatgtggtggaggctgactccatacacagtttcaagtgtagatatgacagagcccgataggctcaggaatctgtacacctgttgattgacggttgagaggcgggaccaaagagccagagctcaacccccgcaaacacaactaggtgagtacactctaggtgaatacacacgcacgCGCGTACACATACACACGTATAACCAGCCTACCACACGAGAAATACATCGTCCGTTAGACAGTCATCGTGGCCCATCCTGGTAGCCCCCAGCATGACAAACTAGGGAGCGCTCTCATGATTACATTAAGTTACCGGGCCAAGCTCTGCCGTAGAGGTAATCAGGCAAAGTAATCCCGGCTATCATGGGCAGCCTTTACCTGGGTCATCAGTCGTTGATGACGTGTCGTATTGTCGGCCCGCTGTCACCCTGTCGGGCCGCTGTCACCCTATCGGGCCACTGTCATGTAATTGAGGTTATGGAGCGGCCCcaaacccccacaccaccccccccaaACCCCTCCTCCACCGCAttcacctccccctcctccctgtgACATTAGTCTCACCCGGTCCcacacctggtcacacacctggttccacacctggtcacacacctggtcacacacctggtcacacacctggtcacCTAGTCTTCCCTCTTGTACTCTTGGTCTCCACCTGTCATTTTATATCAAAGTTCACCTGTGCAAACTGTGATACAATTAGTTACAATAATATTGTTACTAGTAATATTAGCAGTAGTAGTGGAAGTAtgattggtagtggtggtagtggtggtggtactggtggtagtggtggtggtggtggtggtggtggtagtagtctgATGGTGGTCGTTttgatgttgttaaagattcgctacctggaacaaaaagttccaagtaacacgggctatggtgagcccgtagaggtcgTTTTGAGATAATGCTTTGCTGAGGCTGTCAGCTCAGCGACGCTATCAGTGAATATTGGACGGCAGCTGACGTGTCAA is a window from the Procambarus clarkii isolate CNS0578487 chromosome 48, FALCON_Pclarkii_2.0, whole genome shotgun sequence genome containing:
- the LOC138351074 gene encoding uncharacterized protein, giving the protein MEKKKKKKKKKKKKKKKKKKKEQNSDRCEASTVSNEGQQGRRKKEAVRKETERKKKTKKKKTEKKKTEKKKTEKKKTEKKKTEKKKTEKKETEKKETDKKKETEKRRINRDGEG